Proteins from one Ardenticatena maritima genomic window:
- a CDS encoding GH36-type glycosyl hydrolase domain-containing protein, producing MTWHFVDTNGTFRLENADQTSYLYFPLVNEAGMMSAITPTLHGDSKIDQHHFLTLPVSVEDLHNTRSPRDVWFFVEGHGPWSVAGNSARQIADRWTAHADRVTVEAGLLWHKVVRESGRLPLRAEILNFVPAGDDRVELMRVSLTNSGETPMRLTPTGAVPIFGRSADNLRDHRHVTALLHRVVCDRYGVVVRPTMSFDERGHTPNTTTYAVLGVDENGAPPQGFFPRLSDFIGEGGTLDWPQAVVQNLPPTHTVGDTDEGNEAIGALRFAPVVLAPGETRTWVFILAVWDDETTTPQALIERFGRPQLVAECLERTRAYWSARVDALRLHTPEERFNLWVRWVAVQPTLRRLFGNSFLPYHDYGRGGRGWRDLWQDVLTLLLLEGEEVADDLLAHFAGVRLDGSNATIIGHRPGEFKADRNNIPRVWMDHGAWPLLTVRLYIDQSGDLDFLLREQVYFKDAFTHRARRLDETWQPEQGTLQRDAAGNVVRGSVLEHLLVQHLTAWHHVGEHGMILLEGADWNDGLDMARERGESVAFSAMYAWNLRQLAELVDALAARGHTHFDLLEELLPLLQPLDDESPAAKRARLTAYFDRVSRTVSGRKIAVAAEDLAARLRAMSAALAERIRTQEWIADGDGWFNGYYDDHGRRVEGRWPDHVRMTLTGQVFTLMGGVADEAQVDGALASADRYLWDEAVGGYRLNTNFHEVKLDLGRAFGFAFGHKENGAMFSHMAVMFANALYRRRRAAAAWRVLERLYRHAQAFPVSRMYPGIPEYVDPRGRGMYPWLTGSASWYVMTLIQWAYGVRGVWGDLLFDPQLLPEQFDEQGNAEIETRFSQWRLRVRYHNPQRLPPERYRVQSVMLNGKPLSHEQGRISRAILHMLPTEQVHLFDVVLEDVGNTAKMTS from the coding sequence ATGACGTGGCACTTTGTGGATACAAACGGCACATTTCGGCTCGAAAACGCTGACCAAACGAGCTATCTCTACTTTCCGCTGGTCAACGAGGCGGGCATGATGTCGGCCATCACGCCGACCCTGCACGGTGATAGCAAAATTGACCAGCACCATTTTCTCACCCTGCCCGTTTCCGTGGAAGACTTGCACAACACGCGCTCGCCGCGCGATGTCTGGTTTTTCGTTGAAGGGCATGGACCCTGGTCGGTGGCGGGGAACAGCGCCCGCCAGATTGCCGACCGCTGGACGGCGCACGCCGACCGCGTCACTGTTGAAGCCGGCTTGCTCTGGCACAAGGTGGTGCGTGAAAGCGGGCGGCTCCCGTTGCGCGCCGAAATTCTCAACTTCGTCCCCGCCGGCGATGACCGCGTTGAACTGATGCGCGTCTCGCTGACCAACAGCGGCGAAACGCCCATGCGGCTGACGCCCACCGGCGCGGTGCCCATTTTTGGGCGTTCCGCCGACAACCTGCGCGACCATCGCCATGTGACGGCTTTGCTCCACCGTGTGGTGTGCGACCGCTACGGCGTGGTGGTGCGCCCCACCATGTCCTTTGATGAGCGCGGGCATACGCCCAACACAACCACCTATGCCGTGCTGGGCGTTGATGAAAACGGCGCGCCGCCGCAAGGCTTCTTCCCCCGGTTGAGCGATTTCATCGGCGAAGGCGGCACGCTCGATTGGCCGCAGGCGGTGGTGCAAAACCTGCCGCCGACGCACACCGTGGGCGACACTGACGAAGGCAACGAAGCCATTGGCGCGCTGCGTTTTGCGCCGGTGGTGCTTGCGCCGGGTGAAACGCGCACCTGGGTGTTCATTTTGGCGGTCTGGGATGATGAAACCACCACGCCGCAGGCGCTTATCGAACGGTTTGGTCGCCCGCAACTGGTTGCCGAGTGCTTGGAACGCACGCGCGCCTATTGGTCGGCGCGTGTGGACGCCCTGCGCCTGCATACCCCTGAGGAACGGTTCAACCTTTGGGTGCGCTGGGTGGCGGTTCAGCCCACATTGCGGCGGCTTTTCGGCAACAGTTTTCTGCCCTATCACGACTATGGGCGCGGCGGGCGCGGCTGGCGCGACCTCTGGCAAGATGTGCTGACGCTCCTCTTGCTGGAAGGGGAAGAAGTGGCCGACGACTTGCTGGCGCACTTTGCCGGTGTGCGCCTCGACGGCTCGAATGCCACGATTATTGGGCATCGGCCGGGCGAATTCAAAGCCGACCGCAATAACATTCCGCGCGTCTGGATGGACCACGGCGCATGGCCTTTGTTGACCGTGCGGCTCTACATTGACCAGAGCGGCGACCTCGATTTTCTCCTGCGCGAACAAGTCTATTTCAAAGATGCGTTCACCCATCGTGCGCGCCGTCTGGATGAAACGTGGCAACCGGAGCAGGGCACCCTGCAACGCGATGCGGCGGGCAATGTGGTGCGTGGTTCGGTGCTGGAACATTTGCTCGTCCAGCATTTGACGGCGTGGCATCACGTCGGCGAGCATGGCATGATTCTGCTGGAAGGCGCAGACTGGAACGATGGGCTGGATATGGCGCGTGAACGGGGCGAAAGCGTTGCCTTTTCGGCGATGTATGCCTGGAACCTGCGCCAATTGGCGGAACTGGTGGACGCCCTGGCGGCGCGCGGGCATACGCATTTCGACCTGCTGGAAGAACTGTTGCCGCTCCTGCAACCCCTGGACGATGAGTCCCCGGCCGCCAAACGGGCGCGCCTGACCGCCTATTTTGACCGCGTGAGCCGCACCGTCAGCGGGCGCAAAATCGCTGTTGCGGCGGAAGACCTGGCGGCGCGTTTGCGCGCCATGAGTGCGGCGCTGGCGGAGCGTATTCGCACGCAGGAGTGGATAGCGGATGGCGATGGCTGGTTCAACGGCTACTACGACGACCACGGTCGGCGCGTCGAAGGGCGTTGGCCAGACCACGTGCGCATGACGTTGACCGGGCAAGTCTTCACGCTCATGGGGGGCGTGGCGGATGAGGCGCAGGTGGATGGCGCGCTGGCGTCCGCCGACCGCTACTTATGGGATGAAGCGGTGGGGGGCTATCGGCTCAACACCAACTTCCACGAAGTCAAACTCGATTTGGGGCGTGCTTTTGGCTTTGCATTTGGGCACAAGGAAAACGGCGCCATGTTCAGCCATATGGCGGTGATGTTCGCCAACGCCCTCTATCGGCGGCGGCGTGCGGCGGCGGCGTGGCGTGTCCTCGAACGCCTGTACCGCCACGCGCAGGCTTTCCCCGTCAGCCGCATGTACCCCGGCATACCGGAGTATGTGGACCCGCGTGGGCGGGGCATGTATCCGTGGCTCACGGGGTCTGCCAGTTGGTACGTGATGACGCTCATCCAGTGGGCGTATGGTGTGCGGGGCGTGTGGGGGGATTTGCTGTTCGACCCGCAATTGCTTCCCGAACAGTTTGATGAGCAGGGGAACGCGGAAATCGAAACACGCTTTTCGCAGTGGCGGTTGCGCGTGCGGTATCACAACCCGCAACGTCTGCCGCCGGAGCGGTATCGCGTGCAGTCGGTCATGCTCAACGGGAAGCCGCTTTCCCATGAGCAGGGGCGTATCTCACGAGCCATTTTGCACATGCTTCCCACGGAGCAGGTGCATCTGTTTGATGTGGTGTTGGAAGACGTGGGCAACACAGCCAAAATGACTTCTTGA
- a CDS encoding glycosyltransferase family 39 protein, with translation MQQVKAHTELKRGWRYEGLVSIPWAHLALIAIMGAALFLHLANLQAIGDANRYYTAAVKSMLQSWHNFFFVAAEPGASVTVDKPPLGLWIEAAFAWILGVHGWVVVLPNILAGVLSVPLLYALVKRSFGEGAGLVAALTLTLTPIFVATNRNNTMDGMLTFTLLLAAWAFLKATESGRLRWVVLGGVLVGLGFEIKMLQAFLPLPAFYALYALGSREAWRTKIKHLGIATIVIMLIGLAWPLAVDMTPPENRPYVGSSTNNTVMELIIGHNGLARLLNPRQVSTGDAANSAPPAGARPQAPRPGAPPDARVNDGVPPGGQPDGQPGGTPFANETGSPGVERFFVQPLAKQMSWLLPFALLGVVLLGASRWHVPLQATHRALVLWGGWLLTCWVFFSRIEGIFHAYYTIMLTPPLAALVGATFAWFWRRLEHVGARVGLLLAGSGVVAFHLFIARQEGMQAGWLYVPVLLLIMAAGLGWWHQGRASAVLTLLAMLWVPAVWTGLTTFDPTPNTALPTAYSPIDEMRPGGDPTQEGAADILLDFLQANPPGTSYLIAVSDAQIGAPLVLSTGQPVLYMGGFNGGDPVVDAEDIAQMVACGDLRYVVVSGRTRADIATWLDTTCRPVEGGIASPGNRPPGRVQLYDCMPE, from the coding sequence ATGCAGCAGGTGAAGGCGCATACAGAACTGAAGCGCGGTTGGCGCTATGAGGGTCTCGTTTCGATACCATGGGCGCACCTGGCGTTGATTGCCATCATGGGGGCGGCGCTTTTTTTGCATCTGGCAAACCTGCAAGCCATTGGCGATGCAAACCGCTACTACACAGCCGCTGTCAAAAGTATGTTGCAATCGTGGCATAATTTTTTCTTTGTCGCGGCTGAACCTGGCGCCTCTGTGACGGTAGATAAACCCCCACTTGGCTTGTGGATTGAAGCCGCGTTTGCGTGGATATTGGGCGTGCATGGCTGGGTTGTGGTCTTACCCAACATTTTGGCTGGTGTGTTGAGCGTGCCGTTACTCTATGCGCTTGTCAAACGCTCTTTCGGGGAAGGCGCAGGGCTTGTGGCCGCGCTGACATTGACCCTCACGCCCATCTTCGTCGCGACGAACCGCAACAACACGATGGATGGCATGCTCACGTTCACGCTGTTGCTGGCAGCGTGGGCGTTTTTGAAAGCGACCGAAAGCGGGCGTTTGCGTTGGGTGGTGTTGGGTGGTGTGCTGGTTGGGCTGGGGTTTGAAATCAAAATGTTGCAGGCGTTTTTGCCGCTTCCCGCCTTTTACGCGCTTTATGCATTGGGGTCTCGTGAAGCGTGGCGCACCAAAATCAAGCACTTAGGTATCGCCACCATTGTCATTATGCTGATTGGGCTTGCGTGGCCGCTGGCGGTTGATATGACGCCGCCCGAAAACCGCCCCTATGTGGGAAGTAGCACGAACAACACTGTGATGGAACTCATTATCGGGCATAATGGGTTAGCGCGCCTTTTGAATCCGCGTCAGGTGAGTACGGGAGACGCCGCGAATAGCGCGCCGCCTGCGGGCGCGCGCCCGCAGGCGCCTCGCCCCGGTGCGCCACCAGACGCCCGCGTGAATGATGGCGTCCCGCCTGGCGGTCAACCTGATGGGCAACCAGGTGGAACACCCTTTGCCAACGAAACAGGCTCGCCGGGTGTTGAGCGATTCTTTGTTCAGCCGCTGGCAAAGCAGATGTCGTGGTTGTTGCCGTTTGCGTTGCTGGGAGTGGTGCTGTTGGGGGCTTCGCGCTGGCATGTGCCTTTGCAGGCGACACACCGCGCTTTGGTGTTATGGGGGGGGTGGTTGCTCACGTGTTGGGTCTTTTTCAGTCGTATTGAAGGCATTTTTCACGCGTATTACACGATAATGCTGACGCCGCCGCTTGCGGCGCTTGTGGGGGCTACCTTTGCATGGTTTTGGCGGCGTCTGGAGCACGTTGGGGCACGTGTGGGGCTTTTGCTGGCGGGGAGTGGTGTGGTGGCGTTTCATCTTTTCATTGCTCGCCAGGAGGGCATGCAGGCGGGGTGGTTGTATGTGCCTGTGCTGTTGCTTATCATGGCGGCTGGGCTTGGCTGGTGGCATCAAGGGCGTGCAAGTGCCGTGCTGACGCTCCTTGCCATGCTCTGGGTGCCCGCCGTGTGGACGGGGTTGACGACCTTTGACCCGACGCCCAACACAGCGTTACCAACCGCCTATTCCCCTATTGATGAAATGAGACCGGGAGGCGATCCCACCCAAGAAGGTGCAGCCGACATACTGCTGGACTTTTTACAGGCGAACCCGCCAGGTACGTCATACCTGATTGCTGTGTCGGATGCACAGATTGGAGCGCCGCTTGTGCTGTCCACAGGGCAACCGGTGCTCTATATGGGAGGCTTCAACGGCGGCGACCCCGTGGTGGATGCGGAGGATATCGCGCAGATGGTGGCGTGCGGCGATTTGCGGTATGTAGTGGTGAGTGGGCGCACGCGTGCTGATATTGCAACCTGGCTCGATACAACGTGCCGACCGGTTGAGGGGGGCATTGCAAGTCCAGGTAATCGCCCACCCGGTCGTGTGCAGCTCTACGATTGTATGCCTGAGTAG
- a CDS encoding cellobiose phosphorylase — MMNQAVSYTMTTYDRRPPFSSFLPGVAGVHGVPMWVFYVNRGQAIASFGVVNKDRAMLEFQPANKAYRLTPLVGFRTFLKLHNGEQTRCYEPFAPWSRGAEARTMHIGLNSLRLEEHHPALGLRIRVDYTTLTNLPLAGLVRRITLHNTGNRPLTIEWLDGLPQVVPFGADNGALKFISRTIEAWMQVEDHADGVPFYRLRASAEDVAEVREIVAGHFALATRFDADGAHPLPVLVDPERVFAWDDTLQQPIAFWEQPLDTLLASEQATVGKTPAALFATHCTLPPGEQTTLVAVFGHSDDRQALAGFVPQLRDAAFLDAQARAAHDLGDALTAPIATQSGDARFDGYVRQTFLDNLLRGGWPLVLPGGHVYHVYSRKHGDLERDYNDFVVAAEYYSQGNGNFRDVAQNRRMDVWFEPRVDDFNLRLFLSLIQTDGYNPLVIQGLTFHLAEDAIARLLAHTTAPDRLRPLLAEPFTPGRLLRALELHAVPLDMPPHDFMLLAVSQAEAQTQAAFGEGFWVDHWTYLLDLVESFAAIYPDRLTETLFAREVPFYNSPALVRPRRDRYVLTEKGVRQYHAVAHNDAEKARLLAEHGSWVRTQQGRGDLFTLRVVEKLLLLALLKFNSRDPLGMGVEMEAGKPGWYDALNGLPGLLGSSMPETYELLRLVRFLQNALAETDADLRLPEEADALLTATLAALDTPPDAGLARWDACNTARETYRERTRLGVSGRLVARSAAEWRAILDRWATDLEAGIARAQQWGGDLPVTYFAWDVTDYDVQTDADGAPRRDEQGRPYVWPRAMRPHPLPPFLEGAVRAMKVLSPDDARALHARMLGGPLWDAPLGMFKVNASLQNESYEIGRARAFPPGWLENESIWLHMHYKYLLELLKQGLYAEFFAIARTGLIPFRDPAQYGRSPFENSSFLVSTAHPDRTLHGRGFVARLSGATAEFLHMWTLMTAGPQPFVMTDDGLTLRLRPALPGWLFTDDGRFEFTFLGRIPVVLHNPARRDLFPGVPRRIVLHPRAQEGTDTARPIVIEAEDVPPPWAERVRQGEIARIECVF; from the coding sequence ATGATGAACCAAGCCGTCTCCTACACGATGACAACCTACGACCGCCGACCGCCGTTCAGCAGTTTCCTGCCCGGTGTGGCCGGGGTGCATGGCGTGCCCATGTGGGTCTTCTACGTCAACCGCGGGCAAGCCATTGCCAGTTTTGGCGTGGTGAACAAAGACCGCGCCATGCTCGAATTTCAGCCCGCCAACAAGGCGTACCGCCTGACGCCGCTGGTGGGGTTTCGCACGTTCCTCAAACTGCACAACGGCGAACAAACCCGCTGCTACGAACCTTTCGCCCCCTGGTCGCGTGGGGCGGAAGCGCGTACCATGCACATTGGCTTGAACAGCCTGCGGCTGGAAGAACACCACCCCGCTTTGGGGCTGCGCATTCGCGTGGACTACACCACGCTTACCAACCTGCCCCTGGCGGGGCTGGTGCGCCGTATCACCCTGCACAACACCGGCAACCGTCCGCTCACCATCGAATGGCTGGACGGCTTGCCGCAAGTGGTTCCCTTTGGCGCGGATAACGGCGCGTTGAAGTTCATCAGCCGCACCATCGAAGCCTGGATGCAGGTGGAAGACCACGCCGACGGCGTGCCCTTCTACCGCTTGCGAGCGTCTGCCGAAGATGTGGCGGAAGTGCGCGAAATCGTCGCCGGGCACTTTGCGCTTGCCACCCGTTTCGACGCCGACGGCGCGCACCCCTTGCCCGTGCTGGTGGACCCGGAGCGCGTCTTTGCCTGGGACGACACCTTGCAGCAGCCCATCGCCTTTTGGGAGCAACCGCTGGATACCCTGCTGGCGAGCGAACAAGCCACCGTCGGCAAGACGCCCGCGGCGCTCTTTGCCACCCACTGCACCCTGCCGCCGGGAGAACAGACCACGCTGGTCGCTGTTTTCGGGCATAGCGACGACCGCCAGGCGCTGGCCGGCTTTGTGCCGCAGTTGCGCGACGCCGCCTTCCTGGACGCGCAAGCCCGCGCCGCGCACGACCTGGGCGACGCACTCACCGCGCCCATCGCCACGCAGAGCGGCGACGCCCGCTTCGACGGCTACGTCCGCCAGACGTTCCTCGACAATCTGCTCCGCGGGGGCTGGCCGCTGGTGCTGCCCGGCGGGCACGTCTATCACGTCTATTCGCGCAAACATGGCGACCTGGAACGCGATTACAACGACTTCGTGGTTGCTGCTGAATACTACTCGCAGGGCAACGGCAACTTCCGCGATGTGGCGCAAAACCGCCGCATGGATGTCTGGTTCGAGCCGCGCGTGGATGACTTCAACCTGCGGCTCTTCCTCAGCCTGATTCAGACCGACGGCTACAACCCGCTGGTCATTCAGGGGCTGACCTTCCACCTTGCCGAAGACGCCATCGCGCGCTTGCTGGCGCACACCACCGCGCCCGATCGGTTGCGCCCCTTGCTGGCGGAACCCTTCACGCCGGGGCGTCTCTTGCGGGCGCTGGAACTGCACGCCGTGCCGCTGGATATGCCCCCCCACGACTTCATGCTGCTGGCGGTCTCGCAAGCCGAAGCGCAAACGCAAGCCGCCTTTGGCGAAGGCTTTTGGGTTGACCACTGGACCTACCTGCTCGACCTGGTCGAATCGTTTGCCGCCATCTATCCCGACCGCCTGACTGAAACGCTGTTTGCGCGCGAGGTGCCTTTCTACAACAGCCCGGCGCTGGTGCGCCCACGTCGCGACCGCTATGTGCTGACCGAGAAAGGCGTGCGCCAGTATCACGCTGTCGCGCACAACGACGCCGAAAAAGCGCGTTTGCTGGCGGAACATGGTTCCTGGGTGCGCACGCAACAGGGGCGGGGTGACCTCTTCACCCTGCGCGTGGTGGAAAAACTGCTCTTGCTCGCCCTGCTCAAATTCAACAGCCGCGACCCGCTGGGCATGGGCGTCGAAATGGAAGCCGGCAAACCTGGCTGGTACGACGCGCTGAACGGCTTGCCGGGCTTGCTCGGTTCATCCATGCCCGAAACCTACGAACTTTTGCGGCTGGTGCGCTTCTTGCAGAACGCCCTGGCAGAGACCGACGCCGACCTGCGCCTGCCCGAAGAAGCCGACGCCTTGCTCACCGCGACGCTGGCGGCGCTCGACACCCCGCCCGACGCAGGGCTGGCGCGTTGGGACGCCTGCAACACCGCCCGCGAAACCTACCGCGAGCGCACGCGCCTGGGCGTGTCGGGGCGTCTGGTGGCGCGTTCCGCCGCCGAATGGCGCGCCATTCTCGACCGCTGGGCGACCGACCTGGAAGCCGGCATTGCCCGCGCCCAACAGTGGGGCGGCGACCTGCCGGTGACCTACTTCGCGTGGGATGTGACCGATTACGACGTGCAAACCGACGCCGACGGCGCGCCCCGTCGCGACGAGCAGGGGCGCCCCTACGTCTGGCCGCGCGCCATGCGCCCCCATCCCCTGCCCCCCTTCCTGGAAGGGGCGGTGCGCGCCATGAAAGTGCTCTCGCCGGATGACGCCCGCGCCTTGCACGCGCGCATGCTGGGCGGTCCGCTCTGGGATGCGCCGCTGGGCATGTTCAAGGTCAACGCCAGCCTGCAAAACGAATCCTACGAAATCGGGCGGGCGCGCGCCTTCCCGCCGGGCTGGCTCGAAAACGAGAGCATCTGGCTGCACATGCACTACAAGTACCTGCTGGAACTGCTCAAACAGGGGCTGTACGCAGAATTTTTTGCCATCGCCCGCACCGGCTTGATTCCCTTCCGCGACCCGGCGCAATATGGGCGCAGCCCCTTTGAAAACAGTTCCTTTTTGGTGAGCACGGCGCACCCCGACCGCACCTTGCACGGGCGCGGCTTCGTCGCCCGCCTGAGCGGCGCGACCGCCGAATTTCTGCACATGTGGACGCTGATGACCGCCGGTCCGCAGCCCTTCGTGATGACCGACGACGGCTTGACCCTGCGCCTGCGTCCGGCGCTGCCCGGCTGGCTTTTCACCGACGATGGGCGCTTCGAGTTCACCTTCCTGGGGCGCATTCCGGTTGTGCTGCACAACCCCGCCCGCCGCGACCTCTTCCCCGGCGTGCCGCGGCGTATCGTCTTGCACCCGCGGGCGCAGGAAGGAACGGACACAGCGCGCCCCATCGTCATCGAAGCGGAAGATGTCCCCCCGCCTTGGGCGGAGCGGGTGCGCCAGGGCGAAATCGCCCGCATTGAATGTGTATTCTGA
- a CDS encoding beta-glucosidase H, translating to MQDRVETLLQSLTLDEKIKLLAGADTWHTHAIPRLGIPALKVTDGPNGVRGTQKDTRSQTSASFPVGTAMGATWNPDLVREIGEALAEEVKTKGAHVLLGPTVNMHRHPLAGRNFECFAEDPYLMARMAVAYIQGVQSQGVGACIKHYVCNDQEFERFSISAEVDERTLREIYLPPFKAAVQEAGVWTLMTAYNRVNGVYASENSHLFDILKDEWGFDGLALSDWYGTYSDRVPLERLDLEMPGPGRWMAPEKVRAALERGEITEADIDDKVRRLLRTLERVGAFEDSAPKEERSVDNPRHHEIIRRAGREAIVLLKNEDNVLPLDASRFPRLAVIGRPATEVSFQGGGSSEVNPHYVVQPLDAMRERYGEAFQMTYALGPAFYRNFPLLDTRGLRAEDGTPGKVTVRQYDNTELEGEPSKVFLAEGTQLAWFGEQISEFDLRSFSLTMSGTWTPPVSGTYTFSMATVGRGRFEFDGKTLLDWWEYIPEEQPQNFDGMVSVPWRQEEVTLELEAGREYPFRVDFAVVPGGRWRTIRLGVLPPQPADPIGEAVALAREADAAVVFVGLTPEWESEGSDRESMDLPGEQNELVARVAEANPNTIVIVNAGSPVHMPWLDKVKAVLQVWYLGQEMGNAITDVLFGEADPGGRLPTTFPKRLQDSPAYINYPGENGRVYYGERLYVGYRYYDKKEIEPLFPFGHGLSYTTFSYDALELAADQVRVGEGVDVHVTITNQGARRGQEVVQVYLHDVESSLPRPPKELKGFAKVTLEPGETRTVTIHLRPDAFAFYDDKRGAWVVEPGAFEVLVGRSAADIRLRARLDIVDKTTEALEAGNVLAG from the coding sequence ATGCAAGACCGAGTTGAAACCTTGTTGCAATCACTCACACTCGATGAAAAAATCAAACTGTTGGCCGGGGCGGATACCTGGCACACCCACGCCATTCCTCGCCTGGGCATTCCCGCCCTCAAAGTGACCGATGGTCCGAATGGCGTGCGCGGCACGCAAAAAGACACCCGCAGCCAAACGTCGGCCAGTTTCCCCGTGGGAACAGCCATGGGCGCCACCTGGAACCCCGACCTTGTGCGTGAAATTGGTGAAGCCCTGGCCGAAGAAGTCAAGACAAAGGGCGCCCACGTCTTGCTTGGTCCGACGGTCAACATGCACCGCCACCCGCTGGCGGGGCGCAATTTTGAATGCTTTGCCGAAGACCCCTACTTGATGGCGCGCATGGCGGTGGCGTACATTCAGGGCGTGCAGAGCCAGGGGGTTGGGGCGTGTATCAAGCACTATGTGTGCAACGACCAGGAATTTGAGCGCTTTTCGATCAGTGCGGAAGTTGATGAGCGCACGTTGCGAGAAATCTACCTGCCGCCTTTCAAAGCCGCGGTGCAGGAAGCCGGTGTCTGGACGTTGATGACGGCGTACAACCGCGTCAACGGGGTATATGCGAGCGAAAACAGCCACCTCTTTGACATTCTCAAAGACGAATGGGGGTTTGACGGTCTCGCGCTTTCCGACTGGTATGGCACATACAGCGACCGGGTTCCCTTGGAGCGGCTCGATTTGGAGATGCCGGGACCTGGGCGCTGGATGGCGCCTGAAAAGGTGCGCGCCGCCCTGGAGCGGGGCGAAATCACCGAAGCGGATATTGACGACAAAGTGCGCCGGCTGTTGCGCACACTGGAGCGTGTGGGCGCGTTTGAAGACTCCGCGCCGAAGGAAGAGCGTTCGGTGGACAACCCACGCCACCATGAGATTATCCGCCGCGCCGGACGCGAAGCCATTGTGCTGTTGAAGAACGAGGACAACGTGCTCCCGCTGGATGCGTCGCGCTTCCCGCGCCTGGCGGTGATTGGTCGCCCGGCGACTGAGGTGTCGTTCCAGGGGGGCGGGAGTTCCGAAGTGAACCCTCATTATGTGGTGCAACCGCTCGATGCCATGCGCGAACGGTATGGCGAGGCGTTCCAGATGACGTATGCTCTGGGACCGGCGTTCTACCGCAATTTCCCCTTGCTCGACACGCGCGGGTTGCGTGCTGAGGACGGCACGCCGGGCAAGGTGACGGTGCGCCAGTATGATAACACCGAATTGGAAGGCGAACCGTCCAAAGTGTTCCTCGCCGAAGGGACGCAACTGGCTTGGTTTGGCGAACAAATTTCCGAATTCGATTTGCGTTCTTTCTCGCTCACCATGAGCGGCACATGGACGCCGCCGGTGAGTGGGACGTACACGTTCTCCATGGCAACGGTCGGGCGTGGTCGGTTCGAGTTCGACGGCAAAACGCTTTTGGATTGGTGGGAGTACATTCCCGAAGAGCAACCGCAAAACTTCGACGGCATGGTGAGCGTGCCCTGGCGGCAGGAAGAAGTCACGCTGGAATTGGAAGCGGGGCGGGAATACCCCTTCCGCGTGGATTTTGCAGTGGTGCCGGGTGGGCGCTGGCGCACCATTCGCCTGGGCGTGTTGCCGCCGCAACCCGCCGACCCCATTGGCGAAGCCGTCGCCCTTGCGCGTGAAGCCGACGCCGCCGTTGTGTTTGTGGGCTTGACGCCCGAATGGGAGAGTGAGGGCAGCGACCGCGAGAGCATGGATTTGCCGGGCGAACAAAACGAACTCGTGGCGCGGGTTGCCGAAGCGAACCCGAACACCATTGTCATTGTCAATGCGGGGTCGCCGGTGCACATGCCCTGGCTGGACAAGGTGAAAGCCGTCTTGCAGGTCTGGTATCTGGGGCAAGAGATGGGGAACGCGATTACCGACGTGCTCTTTGGCGAAGCCGACCCAGGCGGGCGCTTGCCGACAACTTTCCCCAAACGCTTGCAAGATTCGCCCGCGTATATCAACTACCCCGGCGAGAATGGGCGCGTCTACTACGGCGAACGGCTCTACGTGGGCTACCGCTACTATGACAAGAAAGAAATCGAGCCGCTTTTCCCGTTTGGGCATGGGCTTTCGTACACCACATTCTCGTATGACGCGCTGGAATTGGCGGCCGACCAGGTGCGCGTGGGTGAAGGAGTGGATGTGCATGTCACCATCACGAACCAAGGGGCGCGCCGTGGGCAAGAGGTGGTGCAGGTGTACCTGCACGATGTCGAGTCCAGCCTGCCGCGCCCGCCCAAAGAGTTGAAGGGCTTTGCCAAAGTGACGCTGGAACCGGGTGAAACGCGCACCGTGACCATTCACCTGCGCCCGGATGCGTTTGCGTTTTACGATGACAAGCGCGGAGCGTGGGTTGTGGAGCCTGGCGCGTTTGAGGTGCTGGTGGGGCGCTCGGCGGCGGATATTCGCTTGCGCGCCCGTTTGGATATCGTGGACAAGACCACCGAGGCGTTGGAGGCGGGCAACGTCTTGGCAGGCTAG